In Debaryomyces hansenii CBS767 chromosome A complete sequence, a genomic segment contains:
- a CDS encoding DEHA2D09240p (no similarity) yields MGGDDLAKNIGRYILKGGEDADMDVDVDVDTDMDMDIDIDSFGITKFDYRKIFDNNQNVSYREILDKMFEITNVLDLDMDHIRSHYRDHSNEWKELFIFFCVMPFTEYEFQGDDGDLLNPDTLRSTSTSEATENNLIGTFADIEFESFKQEIPEARLATNLQTILKTDIFSGKFSQDESKNIITKLLGVCFKLDYKIVTGIGSNAESTYKNNFMNYLFRPICEYTASMLRFEPQVEEVNAIGQAGVQTRVPHQSKDLFYSYPDMVAYAEKVHYQSLALVEVKKLPILISRKILDFTDVKTKKFIKQVVAEMFSNHTDKGMLTDSYTTILIEMDIERSLDIIEQNAEWNDGKPIALNHKVLNCHSSGLTLRGGLISYIYEAFAVSETRLDEIKRGLNEIYRFIRKTDEEYLSYLDEIALNIEVPFRDYCINAIEHHVVKDRRRHISAIEIALGSFDEIDVQCGFTFNSQLFKVNKEDIEAFFIKPFDGDQFIVKVFDPIKAKRDHKNYRTERTDTYDTCRKAYSCEKSAYEILSDEELFNNVYVDQKYVFGKFNIGEHYHALGPFIILKYIEPEKGKYKESEKGEHNRLPKDRRTYEKAEEQLKIIHSCRILHGDICERNILYSQGNVYFIDFGYSDYNIVEKGSRPVTADPKSMNNEHRKLCRVFNQEIPKQYEDDE; encoded by the coding sequence atgggCGGTGACGATTTAGCTAAGAATATTGGACGGTATATTTTAAAAGGTGGTGAGGATGCTGATATGGATGTTGACGTTGATGTTGATACTGATATGGATATGGATATCGATATCGATAGTTTCGGGATTACTAAATTTGACtatagaaaaatattcGATAATAATCAGAATGTGAGCTATCGAGAGATTTTAGATAAAATGTTTGAAATTACGAATGTATTGGACTTAGATATGGATCATATAAGATCACATTATAGAGATCATTCGAATGAGtggaaagaattattcatattctttTGTGTTATGCCGTTTACCGAATATGAATTCCAGGGTGATGATGGAGATTTACTAAATCCTGATACGCTCCGTAGTACTAGTACGAGCGAGGCAACAGAAAACAATCTAATTGGTACTTTTGcagatattgaatttgaatcattcaaGCAGGAAATTCCCGAAGCCAGACTTGCAACTAATTTGCAGACTATATTGAAAACAGACATATTCTCAGGAAAGTTTAGTCAAGATGAAAgcaaaaatataattacGAAATTGCTTGGAGTTTGCTTTAAACTAGACTATAAAATTGTGACGGGCATTGGATCGAATGCTGAAAGTACATACAAAAACAATTTTATGAACTATTTATTCAGACCCATATGCGAATACACTGCATCGATGCTTCGTTTTGAACCACAAGTAGAAGAAGTAAATGCCATCGGTCAGGCTGGAGTTCAAACTAGAGTACCGCATCAATCCAAAGATTTATTCTACTCTTATCCCGATATGGTAGCATATGCTGAAAAAGTACATTACCAGTCTCTAGCTTTAGTTGAAGTCAAAAAATTACCTATTTTGATCTCTAGAAAAATATTGGACTTTACAGATGTAAAAACGAAGAAATTCATCAAGCAAGTAGTGGCTGAAATGTTTTCTAATCACACAGACAAAGGCATGCTAACAGATTCATACACAACGATACTAATTGAAATGGATATCGAGAGATCTTTGGACATAATCGAGCAGAATGCCGAATGGAATGATGGCAAGCCCATAGCTCTAAACCATAAAGTTTTAAATTGCCATTCATCAGGTCTTACTTTAAGGGGTGGGCTCATTTCATACATATATGAAGCTTTTGCCGTGAGTGAGACCCGACTAGATGAAATTAAGAGAGGATTGAATGAGATTTATAGGTTTATCCGCAAGACAGATGAAGAGTATTTGTCATATTTGGATGAAATAGCATTAAATATTGAGGTACCGTTTAGGGATTATTGTATTAATGCAATTGAACATCATGTAGTAAAAGATAGAAGACGGCATATTTCTGCTATTGAAATTGCACTCGGAAGCTTTGACGAAATCGACGTTCAATGTGGATTTACTTTCAATTCTCAACTTTTCAAGGTGAACAAGGAAGATATAGAGGCTTTTTTTATAAAACCTTTCGATGGTGACCAATTCATTGTAAAGGTCTTCGACCCCATCAAAGCGAAAAGGGATCATAAGAATTATAGGACTGAACGAACAGATACCTACGACACTTGTCGCAAGGCCTATCTGTGCGAGAAACTGGCATATGAGATTCTATCAGATGAAGAGTTGTTCAATAACGTTTATGTTGACcaaaaatatgtatttggtaaattcaatataggTGAACATTATCATGCGCTAGGGCCATTTAtcatattaaaatatatagagCCCGAAAAAGGAAAATATAAAGAGTCTGAAAAAGGAGAACATAATCGATTGCCCAAAGATAGACGGACATATGAGAAGGCCGAAGAGCAATTGAAAATCATTCATAGTTGTAGAATACTTCATGGAGATATTTGTGAACggaatattctttattcacAAGGCAATGtctattttattgattttgggtATTCAgattataatattgttgaGAAAGGTTCCAGACCAGTAACTGCTGACCCAAAGAGTATGAATAATGAACACCGAAAATTATGTAGAGTGTTTAATCAGGAAATTCCAAAGCAgtatgaagatgatgaatgA
- a CDS encoding DEHA2D09262p (similar to uniprot|Q5K7P7 Cryptococcus neoformans var CNM01710), translating to MSSTQNSENAPMRSVVDTDYKESGSEMMALQWFGKEDVAVGKVPIPAITNDTDVIAKVTGTTICGSDLHLYHGEIMELKKGDVLGHEWCGIIEDVGPSVQNFKKGDRVVSSFQIACGECFYCRDNLSSMCDKTSTSRVQESMYGTAVSGIYGYSHFTGGYAGGQAEYVRAPRADYNLLKIPDKVPDEKALYLSDIVPTSYHSVVCADVKKGDTVAIWGLGPIGLCALRWAQLRGAKRVVGIDNVESRLAKAQSMGCKVLNFKDIDVVKEILNIVPGGVDSSIDAAGFRYANKLTHNIQRTLGLETDTSEVINEAIKATRKFGTIALVADYAGFANQFLIGGLMEKGITLRGCGQAPVQKYWHELLEKVEAGLFDPTFILTHRFPIEEFKELYQAFDKKKGGIGKVFVQTRFSSPPSEGTPSLSHVNELL from the coding sequence atgtctTCTACACAAAACAGTGAAAACGCTCCTATGCGCTCTGTCGTTGATACCGATTACAAGGAATCAGGTTCTGAGATGATGGCTTTGCAATGGTTCGGAAAAGAAGATGTCGCTGTCGGCAAGGTGCCTATCCCGGCCATAACTAATGACACAGACGTCATTGCCAAAGTAACAGGTACCACAATCTGTGGATCCGATTTGCACCTCTATCATGGAGAGATAatggaattgaaaaaaggTGATGTGCTTGGGCATGAATGGTGTGGAATTATAGAGGATGTTGGCCCGAGTGTTCAGAACTTCAAAAAGGGGGATAGAGTTGTTTCTAGTTTTCAAATTGCTTGTGGCGAATGCTTTTATTGCAGAGATAACTTATCGTCTATGTGCGACAAAACAAGCACATCAAGAGTGCAAGAACTGATGTATGGGACGGCTGTCAGTGGGATCTATGGCTACTCCCATTTTACTGGTGGTTATGCTGGGGGACAGGCGGAGTACGTCCGTGCTCCGCGTGCTGATTACaacttattgaagataCCTGATAAAGTGCCTGATGAGAAGGCATTATACTTATCTGACATTGTTCCTACATCCTATCATAGCGTGGTTTGTGCCGATGTTAAGAAAGGAGATACCGTAGCTATTTGGGGCTTAGGACCAATTGGGTTATGTGCCTTAAGATGGGCACAGCTTAGAGGTGCTAAGAGGGTTGTTGGTATTGATAATGTTGAAAGTCGCTTGGCTAAAGCTCAATCCATGGGATGCAAGGTTCTTAACTTCAAAGATATAGATGTAGTTAAAGAAATTCTTAACATTGTGCCAGGAGGAGTAGACTCGAGTATTGATGCTGCCGGATTTCGTTACGCAAACAAGTTGACGCATAATATTCAGCGGACTCTTGGACTTGAGACAGATACGTCTGAGGTTATAAACGAGGCCATAAAAGCTACCAGAAAGTTTGGAACTATTGCTTTGGTGGCAGATTACGCAGGATTCGCAAACCAGTTTTTAATTGGGGGTTTAATGGAAAAAGGTATCACCTTGAGAGGATGTGGACAGGCTCCTGTACAGAAATATTGGCATGAGCTATTGGAGAAGGTTGAGGCTGGTCTTTTCGATCCTACATTTATTTTGACTCATAGGTTTCCAATCGAAGAGTTTAAGGAATTATATCAAGCTTTCGATAAAAAGAAAGGAGGAATCGGAAAGGTCTTTGTTCAGACTAGATTTTCTTCACCTCCTTCTGAAGGAACACCTTCTTTGTCACATGTAAATGAACTTTTGTGA
- a CDS encoding DEHA2D09284p (no similarity): MKTYLIPQMTSRTYEKEIDQWDKYFRSDRTTSSLLKHMDYKIVNMSDDVIILFNGLSN; the protein is encoded by the coding sequence ATGAAGACATATTTGATTCCACAGATGACATCAAGGACTTATGAGAAAGAGATAGATCAATGGGATAAATACTTCAGGTCGGACCGGACTACTTCATCACTCCTAAAACATATGGACTACAAAATCGTTAATATGAGTGATGACGtcattatattattcaacGGATTGTCTAACTAA